The sequence AATCAGTTGTTTGTTGGTCAAGGAGTCTTGATTTTTAGCCACTCTTACCACACTTCAAGTTAAAATCTGGTTAAGACAATTCATATGAAATTAACTCTACAATCTTCCTCTCTGAAGGATCTTGCATCTAAGTCtatggtttcaaaaacagtaatcCTATAATAGTAATTGCATACTTCATGCATGCTGCAGTGGATTTGGGGAGATTTCAACAAATCCAACATGAAATGGTTAGACAGCCATGCATTGTTTTGAGTAGATAAAATAATTCACATTAGTGatacaaaagtaaataaaaaaaaaaattaataatttgcatTTATTGAAATGTATGCATGAAACTATAAATGACCTGAACTTTGGTTTGCGTCGACCGCAGTGTGTTTATGTGGTGAACTGTCGGTTCCCCAGAACATCAAACCATTGAAATTCAACCGAGGTTCAGAAACTGTAATTATCATTACCATATTAGTTATTTGTGTATAATTCACCTGTCTTCATGCTGTTTCAGTGGGTGGAGATGTTGATGATGCTGAAACAGTTATAGTGATGGAGAGAGGGGTTCTCAATCTGCAACCTGGAGTTGATGATCTGAAGGGAGATGTTCAGATACTGTGGTCTTTTGAAAGTGGCAGACAAAATACACGTGTCGCGCAGATGCATCAAGGGAAAATGTACACTCATTATAACACGCAATTCACTGGCAGAGTGCAGTTAGAGCAAAAAACTGGAATTTTAACCATCACAGACATCAGGACTAATCAGTCTGGACTGTATGAAGCCTTAATCATCACCAGTGCACACATCACAGCACGGAGATACAAAGTTCATGTTTATGGTAAGTTACAGCTGCATCCAGTAAGTTATGGGATAATAATTGTTTAGATTTGGTTCCATAGTGATTATTGCACTGCAATACTGGCCTCTTTGAGAGAGATATGGCTTTAAGGTGATGTGCATGTTTCCCTTTGTCCTAAAGCACCCGTCTCTGTACCTGCCATCAGGAGAAACTCATCAGTTAGTGTGCACCAATCAACAGGTCTGTCTATTTACTGTGGGCACTTGTagcttacaattctgacttttttctctcaattgtgagtttataattCTGCCTTTTTTCTTGGAATTATGAGTTTTTATCAGAATTATGGGGAAAAATCGGAACATGCtacatataaactcagaattctgaggaaGACTGTAGAACTGCGAGATGTTAAGATTCTGAGAAAAAATAATTGCGGGATGTAACTTTAGAATTCTggtgaaaagtcagaattgtgtgacatAAACTTGGAATTCTGGGaaaataagtcagaattgtgagatgtaaaactCACATTTTTATTCCATGATGGAAACAAGCTTCTATAAAATTACCCCAGAACTTCTGCAACAATACTAAAGAAAACATTACACTCATTTGAGCAGTTTTTATATGATGCAATTTgttggactcttttttttaaattataatagcaGTAGAAATATCAGTGTCTTTCATGTCTTTCAGGTACACAACATGAAACGGTGGATTCCTGCTCTGTGGTCTGCTCTGTGAAGAATGATCAAGACGTGTCTATCTCGTGGTATAAAGGAGGTGAAATGCTAAACAAGACCAGCAATCCTGATCTCAGCATCAACCTCAGTTTATCATTAGTTCTTCATTATAATGATCCAGAGACCTACAGATGCACGGCTGTGAATCCAGTGAGCAATAAGAGCATCCGTCTTCACAAGAAAGAGATCTGCTCACCACAGGAAGGTATGAGAAATACTACCTTTAGATCTCTCTTCCTGCCACAATAAACCTCTGTACAGCATTTTCACAAAGACATTAAATGGCACAGAAGATTGTTACGTCCAGAGCCGTAAGGTTCTGTTTGTGTGTTCAAGCTGTGCTGTTTCTCTCTCCATCCCGGATGAGCCCCCATTTACTGTTACGTTTTCCTGATTGGGGAGGGGAGGAATGAAACAGTAATAATGGTTGGTGGTGGCTTGACTGCAGCAGCAGCTTTGAGATCCCATCTTCAACCTCAGATCAGACACTTTGATGAAGCCAGTAGTTAACTGTGTATTTCTACCTCATATTGTGTGCGCTACTTAGTTCTTTCTTTTTAGTCTTTCTATTAC is a genomic window of Carassius carassius chromosome 46, fCarCar2.1, whole genome shotgun sequence containing:
- the LOC132129595 gene encoding SLAM family member 5-like, whose product is MWVLILYIICVEVGGDVDDAETVIVMERGVLNLQPGVDDLKGDVQILWSFESGRQNTRVAQMHQGKMYTHYNTQFTGRVQLEQKTGILTITDIRTNQSGLYEALIITSAHITARRYKVHVYAPVSVPAIRRNSSVSVHQSTGTQHETVDSCSVVCSVKNDQDVSISWYKGGEMLNKTSNPDLSINLSLSLVLHYNDPETYRCTAVNPVSNKSIRLHKKEICSPQEDCLDHCGVSEALVRLVLSGLVGITAVGFLVEHLMFCSSQRRAAASV